The Streptomyces cyanogenus DNA segment GTGCACATGGCCGAGGGCTGTGTCGCCAAGTGCACCGTCGGCGTGGAGAAGCGGCTCGCGCAGGGCATGGTCGACGCGCAGCGGTCGGAGATCGAGCTGATGGCCGGGATGCTCAAGGAGCGGGGCGCGCAAGCCCGTTCGTAACACCGCCGTAAGGATCAATGGTGCAAACCGCCCTCGATGGCGGTTACTTGAGCTTCTCTTGACTTTCACCTTCCCCTGGCATGAACGGTTCATCGAAAGAGTGGCCCCCATCGTGTGATCCACTCGCCGGCCGACACCGCCGCGGGCCGGGGCGCGGAAGCGCGACGTACCGACCACGACATGCATGCGAACCGCATCGCAGGGGGTTCTATGAGATCCAACCGCGCCACCGTGCGCGCAGGCGTGAGCATGGCAGCGACACTGCCGATGATCGCCGGCGCGCTGGCGCTGGGCATACCCGCGGCGCACGCCGCGGACAGCCCCGCTCGCGACGTCCTGAAGGGCACCAAGCCGCTGTGGGCCACGGCCAAGGCGGACAAGGGCGCCACTTCGGACAGCGCCCGGGTGAAGGCCCGCGTCTATCTCGCGGGGCGGGACCGGGCCGGCCTGGCCGCCTACGCCAAGGCGGTGTCCGACCCCGGCTCGCCGCTGTACGGCAAGTACCTGAGCGGCAAGAAGGCGCAGGCCCGCTTCGGGGCCACCAAGGCCCAGGTGGCCGCCGTCACGTCCTGGCTGAAGTCGGCCGGTCTGACCGTCACCGCGGTCACCCCGCACTACGTCGCCGTCTCCGGTGACGTGGCCGCCGCCGAGAAGGCGTTCGGCACCCAGCTGCACAACTTCGCCAAGGGCTCGAAGACCTACCGCGCCCCGGCGCGCACGGTCTCCGTCCCGGCCGCCCTGAAGGGCGCCGTCCTGACCGTCACCGGCCTGGACAACGCCCCGCACAAGGCGAGCCACGACGACCAGCTGCCGCCGCCGGACGCGGTGTTCAGGAACTCCGGGCCGTTCTCCTCGTACTTCGGCTCGAACATCGCGACCACGCTCCCGGACGCGTACGGCCAGAAGGTCCCGTACGCGATCAAGGGCTACACCGGCAAGCAGCTGCGCGCCGCGTACGGCGCGGGCACGTACACCGGCAAGAACGTCCGGATCGCCATCACCGACGCGTACGCCTCCCCGACGATCGCCTACGACGCGGGCAGGTACGCGCTGAAGAACGGTGACGCGGCCTGGAAGACCGGCCAGCTGCACCAGGTGCTGCCGAAGAGCTACACCAGGACCAAGGAGTGCGGCGCGGCCGGCTGGTACGGCGAGGAGACCCTCGACGTCGAGGCGGTCCACGCGGTAGCCCCGAACGCCGACGTCACCTACGTCGGCGCGGCCTCCTGCTACGACGACGACCTGCTGGACTCGCTCGGCAAGATCGTCGACAACCACCTGGCCGACATCGTCTCCAACTCCTGGGGCGACATCGAGGCCAACCAGACGCCGGACCTCGCGGCCGCCTACGACCAGGTCTTCCAGCTGGGCGCGGTCCAGGGCATCGGCTTCTACTTCTCCTCCGGCGACAACGGCGACGAGGTCGCCAACACCGGGACGAAGCAGGTCGACACCCCGGCCAACTCGGCGTGGGTGACCGCGGTGGGCGGCACCTCGCTGGCCGTCGGCAAGGGCGACACGTACCAGTGGGAGACCGGCTGGGGCACCGAGAAGGCCTCGCTGTCGGCCGACGGCAAGAGCTGGACGAACTTCCCCGGCACGTTCAGCTCCGGCGCGGGCGGCGGCACCAGCAGGACCGTCGCCGAGCCGTACTACCAGAAGGGCGTCGTCCCGGACTCGCTCGCCAAGGCCAACAGCGCCGACGGCAACCGCGTCGTCCCGGACATCGCGGCCATCGCCGACCCGAACACCGGCTTCCTCGTCGGCCAGACCCAGACGTTCCCGGACGGCACCGAGCAGTACAGCGAGTACCGCATCGGCGGCACCTCGCTGGCCGCCCCGGTCATCGCGGCCGTCCAGGCGCTGGCGCAGGAGGCCCGCGGCGGCAAGGCCCTCGGCTTCGCCAACCCGGCGATCTACGCCAAGTACGGCAAGAAGGGCGTCTACCACGACGTCACGGACAACCCGACGGGCTCCGGCCTGGCGGTGGCCCGTATCGACTTCGTCAACGGCCTCGACGCCTCCGGCGGCCTCGCGACCTCGGTCCGCAGCCTCGGCAAGGACAGCTCGCTGTCCGCGGTGAAGGGCTACGACGACGTCACGGGCGTCGGTTCCCCGGCGAACGGATACGTCCAGTCGTTCCGCCGGCGCTGATCCTCCGGATCGCCCGAGGGGGCGTGGGGTCCTGGTGACCTCACGCCCCCTTTCGCGTCACCGGGACGCGGCGGGGCCGTCCGAGGGTGTGGCGGGTTTCGTGTGGAGGATCTCGCGCGCCTGCTCCGCCGCGCGGGCGAGGCTCTCGGCGACGAAGTCGAGGAAGCGGGCGGTGTTCTCCAGGCGGGCACCGGCCGGGGTGCCGGGGCCGAGGACGCCGACGCCCTGCCGTGCGGTCTCGGCGACCTGGGCGGTCGACCGGGCACTGGCCATCATCGCCTGGTACATGACCTCGTCGTCGACGGCGTAGCGCTCGCGGCGGCCTTCGCCGCGTTCCCGGCGGACGAGGTCCTGGCTCTCCAGGAAGGCGATGGCCTTGGAGACGGACGCCGGGCTGACCTGGAGGCGCTGGACGAGTTCGGACGCGGTGAGGCTGCCCGCGTCGCTGATGGTGAGGCAGGCCATCACCCGCGCCATCATCTGGGGCGTGCCCGACTGCATGAAGACGGTGGTGAGCGTCTCCTCGTACGCGCGCACGGCCTCGGGATCGCGGCCGTAGCCCGGCGCAGGCGCCTCCGCGCCGCGGGGCGCGGCCTGCCTGCGCCGGTGGGCACGGCGTTCGGTGGCGCGGTGGGCGAGGTCGGCGCGGTAGGCGGTGGGGCCGCCGTTGCGCATGACCTCACGCGTGATGGTCGAGGTCGGACGGTCGAGCCGTCTGGCGATCTCCGCGTAGGCGAGGCCGTCGGCCAGTCCCAGCGCGATCTGCTGACGTTCCTGCTGGGTGAGCCTGCCTCCCGGCATCAGGGCCTCCTTCATCGTCCTGCGGTGCCTCCAGCTTAGCGTTCACGCACAATCCATTGCAACGAAGCAGGGTCGGATTGTTGCATTACTGTCAGGACCGTTGCAACGATTTCTCTGCTTTGACCTGCATCTTTGGTAATACAGCGCAACGGAATCGTTGCCGGTACTTCGAATGCAACGTAGCGTTTCCCTCATCGGAAACAACAAGCCGAAGGAGCGCACGATGCAGAAGTTCGACACTCCCGCCCCGGTCACCGCCGTCCTGGACATCCCTGCGGGACGCATCCAGTTCATCGCCGCCGACCGGGCCGACACCACGGTCGAGGTCCTGCCCGCGGATGCCTCGAAGAGCCGCGACGTGAAGGCTGCGGAGGAGATCGAGGTCGCCTACCGCGACGGCGTCCTGCGGATCGCGGCCCCGGCGGCGAAGAACCGGCTCCTGGGCACCTCCGGATCCGTCGAGGTGACCGTCCAGCTGCCCGCCGGCTCCCGCGTCGAGGCCACGGCGTCCGCCTGCGAGCTGCGCGGTGTCGGCCGCCTCGGCGACGTCACCTTCGACGGTGCCTACCGCCACATCAAGATCGACGAAGCCGCGAGCGTCCGCCTCACCGCGGTCGACGGCGACGTCGAGGTCGGCCGGCTGGGCGGCCCGGCGGAGATCAGCACCGCACGGGGCGACATCCGCATCGCCGAGGCCGGGCGCGGCACGGTCGTCCTGCGCACCGAGTCCGGCGACATCTCGATCGCCGCGGCCCGCGGGGTCTCCGCCGCCCTGGACGCCGGCACCGGCCACGGCCGCATCGGCAACGCCCTCAGGAACGACGGCACCGCCGAGCTCGACATCCGCGCCACCACCTCCCACGGCGACATCACCGCCCGCAGCCTCTGAACAGGAGCACCCCCATGACCGACCTGGCCATCGCGGCGACCGGGCTGCGCAAGTCCTACGGCGACAAGACCGTCCTCGACGGCGTCGACCTGGCCGTACCGCACGGCACGGTCTTCTCCCTGCTCGGCCCGAACGGCGCCGGCAAGACCACCGCCGTCAAGATCCTCTCCACGCTCGTCTCCCCCGATCCCGCCTCCGGCGGGATCCGCGTCGGCGGCCACGACCTCGCCGCCGACCCGCAGGCCGTGCGCGCCGCGATCGGCGTCACCGGACAGTTCTCCGCCGTCGACGGCCTGATCACCGGCGAGGAGAACATGCTGCTCATGGCGGACCTGCACCACCTCTCCCGGCGCGAGGGACGGCGGGTGACCGCCGAGCTGCTGGAGCGCTTCGACCTCGCCGAGGCCGCCAAGAAGCCCGCCTCCACCTACTCCGGCGGCATGAAGCGCCGCCTCGACATCGCCATGACCCTGGTCGGAGACCCGCGGATCATCTTCCTGGACGAGCCGACCACCGGCCTCGACCCGCGCAGCCGTCACACCATGTGGCAGATCGTCCGCGAACTGGTCTCCGACGGCGTCACCGTGTTCCTCACCACGCAGTACCTGGAGGAGGCCGACCAGCTCGCCGACCGCATCGCCGTGCTGCACGACGGCACGATCGCCGCGGAGGGCACCGCCGAGGAGCTGAAGCGGATCGTCCCCGGCGGCCACGTCCGGCTCCGCTTCACCGACCCGGCCGCGTACCGGAGCGCCGCCGACGCGCTGCGCGAGGCCTCCCGGGACGACGAATCCCTCGCACTGCAGATCCCGAGCGAGGGCAGCCAGCGCGAACTGCGTTCCCTCCTCGACCGGCTGGACGCCGCCGGCATCACGGCGGACGGGCTCACCGTGCACACCCCCGACCTCGACGACGTCTTCTTCGCGCTGACCGGCGGCGCGAAGGTTCCCCACCAGCCGCACCAGCGCAAGGAGACCGCCCGATGACCACTTCCCCGGCAACCGCCCGCCCGGCCCGGATCTCCCTGGCCGTACGCGACTGCTCCACGATGCTGCGCCGCAACCTCCTGCACGCCCGGCGCTACCCGTCGCTCACGCTGAACCTGCTGCTGACCCCGATCATGCTGCTGCTGCTCTTCGTCTACATCTTCGGCGACACCATGAGCGCGGGCATCGGCGGCGGCGCTCCGGACCGCGCCAGGTACGTCGCCTACATCGTCCCGGGCCTGCTGCTGATGACCATCGGCAGCACCACGATCGGCACCGCGGTCTCCGTCTCGACCGACATGGCCGAGGGCATCATCGCCCGCTTCCGCACGATGGCGATCCACCGCGGCTCGGTGATCGTCGGGCATGTCATCGGCAGCGTGCTGCAGTCGGTCGTCAGCGTGGTCCTCGTCGGTGCCGTCGCGGTGGCGATCGGCTTCCGCTCCACCGGTGCCACCGCACTGGAGTGGCTCGCGGCGTTCGGGCTGCTCGTGCTCTTCGCCACGGCGCTCACCTGGATCGCGGTCGGCATGGGCCTGGTCAGCCCGAACGCCGAGGCGGCGAGCAACAACGCGATGCCGCTGATCCTGCTGCCGCTCCTGTCCAGCGCCTTCGTGCCGCTGCACGCCCTGCCCGGCTGGTTCCGGCCGATCGCCGAGTACCAGCCGTTCACCCCGGCCATCGAGACCCTGCGAGGCCTCCTCCTCGGCACCGGGATCGGCTCCAACGGCTGGCTGGCGGTGGCCTGGTGCCTGGGCCTGACGGCACTCGGCCACGCGTGGTCGACCTCGAAGTTCAAGAAGGACCCGAAGTAACCGCGAAGCCCGGCCGTCCCCCGTCCACCCCACCCGGCGACGGGCAGGTCCCTTCCAGCCGAGCCCCCCGAAGACGCAGGTCAGCGAGCGGAGTGGCCGCCACGGCCGAGCGTGATCCGCCCACCGCTCCCGCAGCGCCTCAGTGGTGCTGCGGCTCCGTTTTCCGGGGGACGTGCACGGTCACCACGCGGGCCGGCGACGGGGTCTCGCGGCGGCGGTCCACCGCGTACGCCACGCTCGCCACGCCCAGGCCCAGCACCGCCAGGACCGCGCCCGCGAGGGCCGGGGAGGTCGTACCGAAGCCGGCTGCCAGGGCGACGCCGCCGATCCAGGCGCCGCCGGCGTTGGCCAGGTTGAAGGCCGCCTGGTTGGCGGAGGAGGCGAGGGAGGGGGCCGCGGCGGCCTTCTCCATCACCATCAGCTGAAGCGGGGAACCCGTGATGAACGCCGCCGTGCCCAGCAGGGTCACCGCGAGGGCCGCGCTCCACTCCGCCCGCATCAGCAGGGGGAACAGCAGCAGGACGACGCCCAGCGAGGCCAGACCGCCGAACAGGGTGCCGCGCAGCGAGTGGTCCGCCAGCCGGCCGCCCAGCAGGTTGCCGGCCGTGGCGCCGACACCGAAGAGGGCCAGCAGCAGGGTCACGTCGGTCTCGGCGTAACCGGCGGTGTCGGTCAGCATCGGGGTGATGTAGCTGTAGGCCGCGAAGAGCGCGCCGAAGCCCGCCACCGTCGTACCAAGGGCCAGCCAGACGGGCAGGGACCGCAGGGCGGCCAGTTCGCCGCGCAGGCCCGCCGACGCGGCCGCGTGCTCCCGGTCGTGCGGGACGAGGAGGGCGAGGGAGGCTATGGCGGCCAGGCCGATCGCGCCGACCGCGAGGAACGTCGCCCGCCAGCCGAGGTGCTGGCCCATGAGGGTGGCGGCGGGGACGCCGGCGACGTTGGCGACGGTCAGGCCGAGGAACATCAGGGACACCGAGCGCGCCTTGCGCTCCGGCGGGACCATCCCGGTGGCGACGACCGCGCCGACGCCGAAGAAGGCGCCGTGCGGCAGGCCGCTCAGGAAGCGGGCGGCCAGCAGGGAGCCGTTGCCGGGGGCGAACGCGGACAGGGTGTTGCCCGCCACGAACAGCGCCATCAGGGAGATGAGCACGGTCCGGCGGGACATGCGCGCGGTCAGGGCGGCCAGCAGCGGGGCGCCGATGACGACGCCCAGCGCGTACGCCGAGACCAGGTGCCCGGCGGTGGGGATCGAGATGTGCAGGTCGTCCGCCACATCGGGCAGCAGACCCATCATCACGAACTCGGTCGTGCCGATGCCGAAGGCGCCCACGGCGAGGGCGAGCAGGGCCAGGGGCATGAAGGACCTTTCAGAGCGGAGTGCCGTACGGTTCGAGTCTCGCAGTATGTTCCCGTACGGAACAAACTCGTCGGGGCCTGGATTCCAGCGGTTCAGGACTCTGTGTCGAGCTTCACACGGGCCGCGACGGGCAGGTGGTCGCTGTTCGTGCGCGGCAGCGTCCAGCTGCTCTGCGGCTCGGCGCCCCGGACCATGATCTGGTCGATGCGTGCCATCGGGAACGACGCCGGCCAGCTGAACCCGAAGCCGCTGCCCGCCGCGCCCTGGGTCGAACGCAGCTGGGAGGTGACGGCGTTGAGCGAGCGGTCGTTCATCGTGCCGTTGAGGTCGCCGAGCAGCACGACCCGCTTCAGGGGTTCGTCGGCGATCGCCTCGCCGAGCGCGTCGGCGCTCTTGTCCCGCTGCCGGGCGGTGAACCCGGCCTCCATCTTCACCCGCACCGAGGGCAGGTGGGCGACGTAGACCGCGACCGGGCCGCGGGGCGTGGCGACGGTGGCCCGCATCGCCCGCTTCCAGCCCAGCTTGATGTCGACGGCCTCCACCCCGGTCATCGGGTACTTGCTCCACAGACCGACCGTGCCGACCACCGCGTGGTACTTGTACGTCGGCGCCAGCGCCTTGTCGTAGACGGGCACGGCGGAGGCGGGCAGCTCCTCCAGGGCCAGGATGTCGGCGCCGGACGCGGCCACGTCGGTGGCGGTCGCGGCCGGGTCGGGGTTGTCGGCGTTGACGTTGTGGGTGGCCACCATGAGGTCGCCGCCGCCGCCCGCCTTGTCGCCGAGCAGCCCGCCGAAGAGGTTCAGCCAGACGGTCGCCGGGAGGACGAGCGCGATCAGCGCGGTCGCCGACCTGCGGATCAGGGCGAGCACCAGGAGCACCGGGACCGCCAGGCCCAGCCAGGGCAGAAACGTCTCGGTGAGCGAGCCGAGATTGCCCACCGCGTTGGGGATGTGGGCGTGCACCAGCATCACCAGGGCGAGCAGCAGGGCCAGTGCGGCGAGGACGAGGCCCCGCCGCCAGATCCGCGGATCGTTCCGCCAGCCGGAGAACAGGCGGTGCGTGAGGCGCCGAAACCGGGATCCCGGCCGCTCGGGCCCCGAACCGTCGCCCGCCGTCTCCGTCATGTACGCCTGCTGCGCCATACCGTCTGCCTCACTGCCTGCCGTGCACACCGTTCGCCCCCGTGCTGTTGACGACCCTAGGGGATGATCGGTTCGTTCCCGCCGTCCCATGACGGCCGTACGGAAGACGAGGACGAGCGAGCCGGTGCCGCGAGTTCCGGTTCTGCCGCAGACGGCGCGGTCTGTGACAAAACGCGCACACGAGTGCTACGAGGCTGTCGACCTGACGGGGCGTAGGCCCTCCAGGACCGCGTCGACGATCTGCTCCGCCAGGCCCTCGGGCAGGTCGGCGTCGGGGCGCATGACGGAGCGGACGAGCATGGGGCCGACGAACATGTCGTTGGCCAGCTCCAGGTCGACGTCCGCCCGGATCTCGCCGTTCTCCCGCGCCCGGCGCAGCACTTCCAGGGCGAGGGCGCGCCGGGGCGCTATGACGCTCGCGTGGTACGCCGCCCAGACCCTCGGGGCGGACTTCATCTGCGCGTACACGTTGTGCAGGATCGCCGAGGAGCGGCTCATCAGGCCGCGCTGGCGCAGGGACTCCAGCAGCACCACGAGGTCGTCGCGCAGGCAGGTGCCGGGGAGTTCGGGGTCGGGGGGTTCGGCGGCGCGTACGACGTCGACGAACAGCTCCTCCTTGCCGCTCCAGCGGCGGTAGATGGTGGCCTTGCCGACCCCGGCCGTGCGCGCGACCCGCTCGATGGACAGCTCGGCGAGGGGCACGCCCTCCTCCAGGAGCTTCATCACCCCTTCCAGGATGGCCCGTTCCACGGCTTCGCTGCGCGGCCGGCCCCGGGCGGGTCCGTCCGGCCGCGGCCGGCTGTCGGCAAGGGTCACGTCGTTCCGTCCTCTCACTGCACTGCGGGGATTGTCCCGCAGCACCCTCCTTCCCCCGTGGACCCGACCGCCAGGGCGGGTCCGGTCATTCCGCGGCCGCGACCAACTCCGGTTCGGCGTCGTCGCGCTGACCGGCCGGCGGCCTGCCCGGCAGGAACAGTGCGGTCACCACGGCACCGATCAGCGCGACGCCCGTACCGCACAGGGCGGTCACGTGCATGGCGTGCAGGAAGGCGTCGTTCGCCGGCGCGACCAGGGCCTCGCCCCGCGGGCCGAGCTTCTCGGCGATGCCGAGGGTGGCCTCGACGGACTCGGCGGCGGTGTCGCGCAGGCCGGGCGGCAGCAGGCCGAGCTTGTCCTCGATGCCGTCGCGGTACGTGGCGGCGAGCACCGAGCCGAGCACGGCGATGCCGAGGGCGCCGCCGACCTGGCGGAAGGTGTTGCTGAGCGCGGAGGCGGAGCCGGCCTTCTCACGGGGCAGGGCCTGCATGATGACGACGGAGGTCGGCGTCATGATGTGGGCCATGCCGGTGCCCATGAGGAAGAAGACGACCTCCAGCAGCCAGATCGGGGTGTCCGCCTCGAAGGTGGCGAAGACGGCCAGGGTCGCCGCGATCAGCACCAGGCCGGCGGTGGTGGTGGCCCTGTTGCCGAACCGCTCGACGACCAGCCGGGCACGGGGCGCGAAGATCATCTGGGCGGCGGCCAGCGGCAGCATCAGCAGACCGGACTGCAGCGGCGAGTAGCCGCGCACGCTCTGCGTGTAGAAGACGCTGAAGAACGTGACGCCCATCAGCGCGAAGAAGACCAGCGCGATGGCGCTCATGGCGGCCGAGAAGACCTTGTTGCGGAAGTAGGTGACGTCCAGCGACGGGTGGTCGCTGCGCTTCTCGAAGACGACGAAGCCGGTCAGCACGGCGAGCCCGGCGAGGATGGTGGCCAGCACCTTGGTGTCGGTGAAGTCGGCCAGCTCGCCGCCCTTGATGATGCCGTAGACCAGCAGCACCAGGCCGACGACGGACAGGACCACGCCGACCGGGTCGAGGCGGCCGGGGCGCGGGTCGCGGGAGTCGGGCACCAGCCAGGCCATCAGGACCAGCGCGATGATCACGATGGGCACGTTGACGAAGAAGACCGAGCCCCACCAGAAGTGGTCCAGGAGCGCGCCGCCGGTGATCGGGCCGATGGCGATGGCGAGGCCGACGCCGCCGGCCCAGATGCCGATGGCCTTGGGCTGCTCCTCGCGCTCGAAGACGTTCATGAGGACGGCGAGGGTGGCCGGCATGACGAAGGCGGCACCCAGGGCCATCAGCGCGCGGTAGGCGATCAGCTGGGTCGGCGAGCCGGACTCGGCGGCGAGCGCTGAGCCGATGCCGAACACGGCGATGCCGCCGAGGAGCACCTTCTTGCGGCCGAGCCGGTCGCCGACGAGGCCGGCGGTGAACAGCAGACCCGCGAAGACCAGGGTGTAGGCGTTGATCGCCCACTCGATCTCGCTCTGGGTGGCGCCGAGGCCGGTCGGCGCGGGGGTGGCGATGGTCTTGATGGCGACGTTCAGGATCGAGTTGTCGAGCACCACGATGAGCAGGCTCAGCATCAGCACGCCGAGGATCGCCCAGCGACGCCGGTGCACCGCTTCCGGTATTCGGGGGGCAGGGACGGGACTTGTCATGTGTCCGAGACTACGATCATTCCGATACGGAACGGTCTCGTATCTTATTTCTTTACCAAGGTCTTACGCGGCTCGACTCACAGGGGGACACCTCTGGCCCCGACTGGCACGAGGTGCCACCATGGAGTCGATCCGGGGACGCCGTCAGGGCGCCTCGAGATGACTGAAGGAGCCGTTGCCATGACGCAGCTTTCGGCTGCCCAGACCAAGCCTTCCGACGGCAGCAAGGCGCTGTACGGGGGGAAGGGCACCCGCCGCATCACCGTCCGCGACATCGCCCTCGCCAAGGAGCGGGGCGAGAAGTGGCCCATGCTCACCGCCTACGACGCGATGACCGCGTCCGTCTTCGACGAGGCCGGGATCCCGGTGATCCTGGTCGGCGACTCGGCGGGCAACTGTCACCTCGGGTACGAGACCACCGTGCCCGTCACCCTCGACGAGATGACCATGCTGTCGGCCGCCGTCGTCCGCGGCACGCAGCGCGCCCTGATCGTCGGCGACCTGCCCTTCGGCTCCTACCAGGAGGGTCCGGTGCAGGCGCTGCGCTCGGCGACCCGGCTGGTGAAGGAGGCCGGGGTCGGCGCGGTCAAGCTGGAGGGCGGCGAGCGCTCCCACGAGCAGATCCGGCTCCTGGTGGAGTCCGGCATCCCGGTCATGGCCCACATCGGCCTGACCCCGCAGTCCGTCAACGCGATGGGCTACCGCGTGCAGGGGCGCGGCGAGGAGGCCGCGCAGCAGTTGCTGCGCGACGCCAAGGCCGTGCAGGACGCGGGGGCGTTCGCGGTGGTGCTGGAGCTGGTTCCGGCGGAGCTGGCGGCCGAGGTGACGCGGGTGCTGCACATTCCGACCGTCGGGATCGGGGCGGGGCCGGAGACGGACGCGCAGGTGCTGGTGTGGACCGACATGCTGGGGCTGACGTCCGGGCGGGTGCCGAAGTTCGTCAAGAAGTACGCCGACCTGCGTGAGGTCATGGGCAACGCGGCCAAGGCGTTCGCGGAGGACGTCGTCGGCGGGGCGTTCCCGCTGGAGGAGCACTCCGTCCACTGAACCATCGCGGCACCACCGGGCAGCCCGCCGATCATCCCCCGTCGGCGGGCTGCTGCCGTGTCCGCCCGAACCGGCACCGCCCTCGCGGACGCAGCTGCCCGCCGTCGGCGTTCCTCAATTGATGGTGGCGGTGCTCGTTGGGGTGCGTAGGTGGTGCCGGTGTCGGTGGTCCGTCGGCCGGTGTCGGTCGGGTGTCGGTGGTTTGTCGGTGGGGGCTGGCACCGTCGTCGGCATGACACGCATCGACGACAACCCCGCCGGCGGCCGCTCCGCCGTGACCGTACGGGGACTGGTCAAGCACTACGGCGAGACCAGGGCACTGGACGGCGTCGACCTGGACGTGCGCGAGGGCACCGTGATGGGTGTGCTCGGGCCGAACGGCGCCGGCAAGACCACCCTCGTACGGATCCTGTCCACCCTGATCACCCCCGACGCCGGGCAGGCCACCGTGGCCGGCTACGACGTCGTACGCCAGCCCCGCCAGCTGCGCCGGGTGATCGGCCTCACCGGCCAGTACGCCTCGGTGGACGAGAAGCTCCCGGGCTGGGAGAACCTGTACCTGATCGGCCGCCTGCTGGACCTGTCCCGCAAGGACGCCCGCGCCCGCGCCGACGAGCTGCTGGAGCGGTTCTCGCTGACGGAGGCGGCCCGGCGGCCCGCGAGCACGTACTCCGGCGGCATGCGGCGGCGACTGGACCTGGCCGCCTCCATGATCGGCCGCCCGGCCGTGCTGTACCTGGACGAGCCCACCACCGGCCTCGACCCCCGCACCCGCAACGAGGTGTGGGACGAGGTCAAGGCGATGGTCGGCGACGGCGTCACCGTGCTGCTCACCACCCAGTACATGGAGGAGGCCGAGCAGCTCGCCTCCGAGCTGACCGTGGTGGACCGGGGCAAGGTCATCGCGAACGGCGGGATCGAGGAGCTGAAGGCCCGCGTCGGTGGTCGCACCCTGCGGGTGCGCCCGGTCGACCCGCTGGAGCTGCGCCCGCTCGCCACGATGCTGGACGACCTGGGCATCACCGGGCTCGCGGCCACCACCGTGGACAGCGAGACCGGCACCCTGCTGGTGCCGATCCTGAGCGACGAGCAGCTGACCGCCGTGGTCGGCGCGGTCACCGCGCGCGGCATCACGATCTCCTCCATCACCACCGAACTGCCCAGCCTGGACGAGGTGTTCCTGTCCCTCACCGGCCACCGCGCCAGTGCCCCGCAGGACACCGTGCCCGCCGACGACCGCCAGGAGGTCGCCGTATGAGTTCCGCCACCCTCTCCCCCGCCGCCGCGCGGTCCGACACCCCGATCCCGCTGCGGGCCCACCTGCGGCACACCGGCGCGCTGATCCGCCGCAACCTGCTGTGGATCCGGCAGGACCCGGAGTCGATGTTCGACGCGATCCTGTTCCCGGTGGTCTTCACCCTGCTGTTCGTGTACGTCTTCGGCGGCTCCATCGGGCAGTCGCTGGGCGGCGGGCAGGACCAGTACGTGCAGTACGTGGTGCCCGGGCTCATGGCCATGATGGGCATGAACATGGCCCAGGGTGTGGGCACCGGTTTCAACCAGGACTTCAACTCCGGTGTCATGGACCGCTTCCGGTCCCTGCCGATCGGGCGGGGCTCCGTCCTGTTCGCGAAGATCGCGGTGGAACTGATGCGGATGCTGTTCGCGACCGTGGTGCTGATGGTGGTGGCCCTCCTCGT contains these protein-coding regions:
- a CDS encoding S53 family peptidase, translating into MRSNRATVRAGVSMAATLPMIAGALALGIPAAHAADSPARDVLKGTKPLWATAKADKGATSDSARVKARVYLAGRDRAGLAAYAKAVSDPGSPLYGKYLSGKKAQARFGATKAQVAAVTSWLKSAGLTVTAVTPHYVAVSGDVAAAEKAFGTQLHNFAKGSKTYRAPARTVSVPAALKGAVLTVTGLDNAPHKASHDDQLPPPDAVFRNSGPFSSYFGSNIATTLPDAYGQKVPYAIKGYTGKQLRAAYGAGTYTGKNVRIAITDAYASPTIAYDAGRYALKNGDAAWKTGQLHQVLPKSYTRTKECGAAGWYGEETLDVEAVHAVAPNADVTYVGAASCYDDDLLDSLGKIVDNHLADIVSNSWGDIEANQTPDLAAAYDQVFQLGAVQGIGFYFSSGDNGDEVANTGTKQVDTPANSAWVTAVGGTSLAVGKGDTYQWETGWGTEKASLSADGKSWTNFPGTFSSGAGGGTSRTVAEPYYQKGVVPDSLAKANSADGNRVVPDIAAIADPNTGFLVGQTQTFPDGTEQYSEYRIGGTSLAAPVIAAVQALAQEARGGKALGFANPAIYAKYGKKGVYHDVTDNPTGSGLAVARIDFVNGLDASGGLATSVRSLGKDSSLSAVKGYDDVTGVGSPANGYVQSFRRR
- a CDS encoding helix-turn-helix domain-containing protein, giving the protein MPGGRLTQQERQQIALGLADGLAYAEIARRLDRPTSTITREVMRNGGPTAYRADLAHRATERRAHRRRQAAPRGAEAPAPGYGRDPEAVRAYEETLTTVFMQSGTPQMMARVMACLTISDAGSLTASELVQRLQVSPASVSKAIAFLESQDLVRRERGEGRRERYAVDDEVMYQAMMASARSTAQVAETARQGVGVLGPGTPAGARLENTARFLDFVAESLARAAEQAREILHTKPATPSDGPAASR
- a CDS encoding DUF4097 family beta strand repeat-containing protein, with product MQKFDTPAPVTAVLDIPAGRIQFIAADRADTTVEVLPADASKSRDVKAAEEIEVAYRDGVLRIAAPAAKNRLLGTSGSVEVTVQLPAGSRVEATASACELRGVGRLGDVTFDGAYRHIKIDEAASVRLTAVDGDVEVGRLGGPAEISTARGDIRIAEAGRGTVVLRTESGDISIAAARGVSAALDAGTGHGRIGNALRNDGTAELDIRATTSHGDITARSL
- a CDS encoding ATP-binding cassette domain-containing protein, producing the protein MTDLAIAATGLRKSYGDKTVLDGVDLAVPHGTVFSLLGPNGAGKTTAVKILSTLVSPDPASGGIRVGGHDLAADPQAVRAAIGVTGQFSAVDGLITGEENMLLMADLHHLSRREGRRVTAELLERFDLAEAAKKPASTYSGGMKRRLDIAMTLVGDPRIIFLDEPTTGLDPRSRHTMWQIVRELVSDGVTVFLTTQYLEEADQLADRIAVLHDGTIAAEGTAEELKRIVPGGHVRLRFTDPAAYRSAADALREASRDDESLALQIPSEGSQRELRSLLDRLDAAGITADGLTVHTPDLDDVFFALTGGAKVPHQPHQRKETAR
- a CDS encoding ABC transporter permease — encoded protein: MTTSPATARPARISLAVRDCSTMLRRNLLHARRYPSLTLNLLLTPIMLLLLFVYIFGDTMSAGIGGGAPDRARYVAYIVPGLLLMTIGSTTIGTAVSVSTDMAEGIIARFRTMAIHRGSVIVGHVIGSVLQSVVSVVLVGAVAVAIGFRSTGATALEWLAAFGLLVLFATALTWIAVGMGLVSPNAEAASNNAMPLILLPLLSSAFVPLHALPGWFRPIAEYQPFTPAIETLRGLLLGTGIGSNGWLAVAWCLGLTALGHAWSTSKFKKDPK
- a CDS encoding MFS transporter — encoded protein: MPLALLALAVGAFGIGTTEFVMMGLLPDVADDLHISIPTAGHLVSAYALGVVIGAPLLAALTARMSRRTVLISLMALFVAGNTLSAFAPGNGSLLAARFLSGLPHGAFFGVGAVVATGMVPPERKARSVSLMFLGLTVANVAGVPAATLMGQHLGWRATFLAVGAIGLAAIASLALLVPHDREHAAASAGLRGELAALRSLPVWLALGTTVAGFGALFAAYSYITPMLTDTAGYAETDVTLLLALFGVGATAGNLLGGRLADHSLRGTLFGGLASLGVVLLLFPLLMRAEWSAALAVTLLGTAAFITGSPLQLMVMEKAAAAPSLASSANQAAFNLANAGGAWIGGVALAAGFGTTSPALAGAVLAVLGLGVASVAYAVDRRRETPSPARVVTVHVPRKTEPQHH